The Chitinophagales bacterium genome includes a region encoding these proteins:
- a CDS encoding T9SS type A sorting domain-containing protein, protein MKTIPCLFLSYLFVCLSPYISFAQNCEDCRYLTEIFDSIQITENIKFGQGVNAVGDTQELFLDIYQPVGDTVQNRPVLLFAFGGAFLTGSKKDSYVQLACERYAKAGYVAAAMDYRIGFEVDLNLGNVAMRVFFRAMQDMRASVEYFYYSAKNGNPYAVDTNLIFLGGASAGAISALFMEYCDHPDKIAEIGDTTKLAPLGGFSASSSIFPRQSREVAGILNVAGALTNADWVEAGKAPHISAHGDEDGTVPYEDDNDLNSGLGLLGITLEGSYLIDQRAKDVGLCSYLYTIEGGDHPSSSAPPEYYDDIFNRWMPRMHAIINERTFCCSNSAELNIQGDTEIIEDGNEIDLNTQTIGLLNTAYQWCSLPCSGTGYQPTIQTEASIGQYWIAIAHDSSCQVTDFVRISKETPEDTSNVKSIEDNLQIQVYPNPVSDNLFIRYETDWNDFRIYDATGKLVLKNNNESIGAGQYNIPVKHLYEGNYILLLRVKNNFYSLQFVKQ, encoded by the coding sequence ATGAAAACTATACCTTGTTTATTTCTATCATACCTTTTTGTGTGCCTGTCCCCTTATATTTCCTTTGCCCAAAACTGCGAAGATTGTCGCTATCTCACCGAAATATTTGATTCAATTCAAATTACCGAAAACATAAAATTTGGACAAGGGGTAAATGCTGTAGGAGATACACAAGAGCTATTCCTGGATATTTATCAACCTGTTGGGGATACGGTTCAAAACAGGCCAGTTTTGCTTTTTGCCTTTGGGGGAGCTTTTTTAACAGGATCAAAAAAAGACAGCTATGTGCAATTGGCCTGCGAGCGTTATGCCAAAGCAGGTTATGTGGCGGCAGCAATGGATTATCGCATTGGTTTTGAGGTGGATTTAAATCTGGGAAATGTAGCCATGCGCGTGTTTTTCAGGGCCATGCAAGATATGCGTGCCTCTGTTGAATATTTTTATTATTCAGCAAAAAATGGAAACCCTTATGCTGTAGATACCAATCTGATTTTTCTGGGCGGAGCTTCTGCCGGAGCGATTTCAGCCCTGTTCATGGAATATTGCGATCACCCCGATAAAATCGCTGAAATAGGCGATACCACAAAACTTGCTCCTTTGGGAGGGTTTAGTGCCAGCAGTAGTATTTTTCCCAGACAAAGTAGAGAGGTGGCCGGGATTTTGAACGTTGCCGGAGCACTTACAAATGCCGACTGGGTAGAGGCGGGAAAAGCACCACATATCAGTGCCCATGGCGATGAAGATGGTACGGTGCCTTATGAAGATGACAACGACTTGAATTCAGGCCTCGGCTTACTGGGCATAACATTGGAAGGCAGTTATTTGATTGACCAACGCGCAAAAGATGTGGGTTTGTGCAGTTATCTCTATACCATTGAGGGAGGGGATCATCCATCAAGTAGTGCTCCTCCTGAATATTATGACGACATATTCAACAGGTGGATGCCGCGTATGCATGCCATAATCAATGAAAGAACATTTTGTTGTAGCAACAGTGCAGAATTGAATATACAAGGAGATACTGAAATCATTGAAGATGGTAATGAAATTGATTTAAATACACAGACCATTGGCCTGCTCAATACAGCATATCAATGGTGCAGTTTGCCCTGTTCTGGTACTGGCTATCAACCCACCATACAGACAGAAGCTTCTATTGGCCAATATTGGATAGCTATTGCACATGACAGTAGCTGCCAGGTTACTGATTTTGTGCGAATAAGTAAAGAAACACCTGAAGACACTAGCAATGTAAAGTCTATTGAGGATAATCTTCAAATTCAGGTGTATCCAAACCCGGTTTCAGACAATTTATTTATAAGATATGAAACTGATTGGAATGATTTTAGGATTTATGATGCTACGGGTAAATTGGTTTTGAAAAACAACAATGAAAGCATAGGTGCCGGCCAATATAATATTCCAGTAAAACACCTGTACGAGGGCAATTATATACTACTGCTTCGTGTCAAGAATAACTTTTATTCCTTACAATTTGTTAAGCAATAA